One segment of Thermoanaerobaculia bacterium DNA contains the following:
- a CDS encoding protein kinase yields the protein MTLAAGSRLGPYEIVSLLGAGGMGEVYRARDTRLGREVALKVLPEEFAADAERLRRFEGEARAASSISDPHIVTVFDVGSADGKAFLVAELVEGSDLRALTGRALSAKKAIDLAAQIAEGLAAAHDRGIVHRDLKPENVLVTKSGLAKIADFGLARLSEHSGDSGSQMITADSARTATGMVMGTVAYMSPEQARGERVDFRSDQFSFGIILVELLTGKNPFKRATSPETLTAILREEPLENLALPPAIGRIVSRCLEKIPDARYGSTRDLARDLKDLEAAPSAATAPVPAGVSAGRRGRSPALLLLAALGGLVVGGAIATWLRRPASFEPVRVHALTYSGSDSDPAASPDGRIVAFTSWRDGTARIWVKQLAGGGEAPLTSGPDGRARFSPDGASLLFIRDLGTKQALYRIGLVGGEPRAILDDCTAADWSPDGRQIAFLRGGTGDATQHARLEVLDLASGRETLLADEGKRIVHSPRWSPDGRWIAYSSGSYAGSDWQVRAAQPASGRKKEICALSPGYQIGGISWAGDGEAIFFVQSPNLMGDVSGMGSRVIRGDPGSGRRRTLFWSDGLVWTTSSVSEVTPTDVLSQGRLVFSRRQRRQNLREIAIREGALSTGTVLAEGSAIDRQPVYSPDGKRILFSSNRSGNLDLWTLERQSGAVRQLTDDPAQDWDPAWTPDGKQIVWSSDRATGHLEVWIANADGSGARQVTHDGVSAQNPTTTPDGRWIVYWSGDPAKLGVWKIHPDGSGATRVQTGYPTTPETSPDGRYFLYVDQGGGLSLRNTIHVFEVESGKQVSFTIEVRYTIGAPAIIWGRARWSRDGKRIYFVGENEKGLSGIYVQDFAPGRDTAATRRPVAGFSREWVSESFGLSPDGASLVLSASQDTASIMVADRVPGAMPPTRKAH from the coding sequence GTGACGCTCGCCGCCGGGAGCCGCCTCGGTCCGTACGAGATCGTTTCCCTGCTCGGAGCCGGCGGCATGGGCGAGGTGTATCGGGCGCGCGACACCCGGCTCGGACGCGAGGTGGCGCTCAAGGTTCTCCCCGAGGAATTCGCCGCCGACGCCGAGCGGCTCCGCCGGTTCGAGGGAGAGGCGCGCGCCGCTTCCTCGATCTCCGATCCGCACATCGTCACGGTCTTCGACGTCGGGAGCGCCGATGGAAAGGCTTTTCTCGTCGCGGAGCTGGTCGAGGGGTCGGACCTGAGGGCGCTGACCGGCCGGGCGCTTTCCGCGAAGAAGGCGATCGACCTCGCCGCTCAGATCGCCGAAGGCCTCGCGGCGGCCCACGACAGGGGAATCGTCCATCGCGATCTGAAACCGGAGAACGTCCTCGTCACGAAATCGGGACTCGCCAAGATCGCGGACTTCGGGCTCGCGCGCCTCAGCGAGCATTCCGGAGATAGCGGCTCGCAGATGATCACCGCCGACTCGGCGCGGACGGCCACCGGGATGGTGATGGGCACGGTCGCGTACATGTCGCCCGAACAGGCCCGCGGCGAGCGCGTGGACTTCCGTTCCGACCAGTTCTCGTTCGGGATCATCCTCGTCGAGCTGCTTACGGGGAAGAATCCGTTCAAGCGCGCGACCTCGCCCGAAACTCTGACGGCGATCCTCCGCGAGGAGCCGCTCGAGAATCTCGCGCTGCCGCCGGCGATCGGCCGCATCGTTTCGCGCTGCCTCGAGAAAATCCCCGACGCGCGCTATGGATCGACGCGTGACCTCGCCCGGGACCTGAAGGACCTCGAGGCCGCCCCTTCGGCGGCGACGGCGCCGGTCCCGGCCGGAGTCTCCGCCGGCCGTCGAGGGCGATCGCCGGCGTTGCTGCTGCTCGCGGCGCTTGGCGGCCTCGTCGTCGGCGGCGCGATCGCGACGTGGCTCCGCCGGCCGGCCTCCTTCGAGCCGGTCCGCGTCCACGCCCTGACGTATTCCGGCTCCGACAGCGACCCGGCGGCCTCGCCGGACGGAAGGATCGTCGCGTTCACGTCGTGGCGCGACGGCACGGCCCGCATCTGGGTCAAGCAGCTCGCCGGCGGAGGCGAGGCGCCCCTGACCTCCGGACCGGACGGACGCGCGAGGTTCTCCCCCGACGGGGCGAGCCTGCTCTTCATCCGCGACCTGGGGACGAAGCAGGCGCTGTACCGGATCGGCCTCGTCGGCGGCGAGCCGCGCGCGATTCTGGACGACTGCACCGCCGCCGACTGGTCGCCCGACGGCCGGCAGATCGCGTTCCTGCGCGGAGGGACCGGCGACGCGACGCAGCACGCGCGCCTCGAGGTGCTCGATCTGGCGAGCGGCCGCGAAACGCTTCTCGCCGACGAAGGAAAGCGGATCGTTCACTCGCCCCGCTGGTCGCCCGACGGAAGATGGATCGCGTATTCCTCCGGAAGCTATGCCGGTTCCGACTGGCAGGTCCGGGCGGCGCAGCCGGCGAGCGGACGAAAGAAGGAAATCTGCGCGCTCTCCCCCGGATACCAGATCGGGGGAATCTCGTGGGCCGGGGACGGAGAAGCGATCTTCTTCGTGCAGTCCCCGAACCTGATGGGAGACGTGTCGGGCATGGGATCGCGCGTGATTCGCGGCGACCCCGGCTCGGGACGCCGGCGGACGCTCTTCTGGAGCGACGGCCTCGTGTGGACGACGTCCTCCGTTTCCGAAGTCACGCCGACCGACGTGCTCTCTCAGGGGCGCCTCGTCTTCAGCCGGCGGCAGCGGAGACAGAACCTGCGGGAGATCGCGATCCGGGAGGGCGCGCTCTCGACGGGCACGGTGCTCGCCGAAGGAAGCGCGATCGACCGCCAACCGGTCTACTCACCCGACGGAAAACGGATCCTCTTCTCTTCGAATCGCAGCGGGAACCTCGACCTCTGGACTCTCGAGCGCCAGAGCGGAGCCGTCCGGCAACTGACCGACGATCCGGCGCAGGACTGGGACCCCGCCTGGACGCCCGACGGGAAGCAGATCGTCTGGAGCAGCGATCGAGCGACCGGCCATCTCGAGGTCTGGATCGCGAACGCGGACGGCAGCGGCGCGAGACAGGTCACCCACGACGGCGTCTCCGCGCAGAATCCGACGACGACGCCCGACGGGAGGTGGATCGTGTACTGGAGCGGCGATCCGGCGAAGCTCGGCGTCTGGAAGATCCATCCCGACGGCTCCGGGGCGACCCGCGTGCAGACCGGCTACCCGACCACGCCGGAGACGTCACCCGACGGGCGCTACTTCCTCTACGTGGATCAGGGGGGAGGGCTGTCCCTGCGCAACACGATCCACGTCTTCGAGGTCGAGTCGGGAAAGCAGGTCTCGTTCACGATCGAGGTGCGGTACACGATCGGCGCGCCGGCGATCATCTGGGGGCGCGCGCGCTGGTCGCGCGACGGGAAGCGGATCTACTTCGTCGGCGAGAACGAAAAGGGGCTTTCCGGAATCTACGTGCAGGACTTCGCGCCGGGACGCGACACGGCCGCGACGCGCCGCCCGGTCGCGGGCTTCTCGCGCGAGTGGGTCAGCGAATCCTTCGGGCTGTCGCCCGACGGCGCCTCGCTCGTGCTGTCGGCCAGCCAGGACACCGCGTCGATCATGGTCGCCGACCGTGTGCCTGGCGCCATGCCTCCGACCCGGAAGGCGCACTGA
- a CDS encoding protein kinase, which produces MLSPGVKLGPYEILAPLGAGGMGEVYRARDTKLHRDVAIKVLPESLSKETDALGRFEREAHAVAALNHPNILSIHDFGESNGVVYAVTELLEGESLRERLDAGPIPTRKAVDYAVQILRGLAAAHEKGVVHRDLKPENLFVTADGRVKILDFGLAKVVSAESVATSAPTTPAGTEPGTVMGTVGYMSPEQVRGRPADHRSDIFSFGVVLYEMLSGKRAFQRESAAETMAAIAREEPPELAESGRKISPALDRIVRHCLEKSPAERAQSAHDLAFELESMSALSESGAAAVAFAPRRRRRLAIGVAAAVAAVLAVAALASYRAGRKAERRSVEAIAFRQMSFHPQAIFQAAFMPDGETIVYSAAPEGNVPELFTIRPEFPEPRALGLPRTHLLSISSKGELAVLTHVRYLAHRLFTGTLARVSLGGTAPREILENVRQADWSPDGANLAVLRVSQGKDRLEFPIGKVLYESAGYLSDLRLSPRGDRIALFEHPKQWDDRGSVICVDMAGKRTVLSGEYWGEEGLAWSRTGDEIFFTASTEGFSQVLYGVDLSGRRRVVLTSAGGLTMHDVSRTGRWLVTRDDQTNAISVLVPGAGAERDLSWLDFSEAPFLSRDGSLLLFNDESSAAGPNYAVCLRKTDGGAVVRLGEGFPCGLSPDEKWALAIVYSPPQLVMYPTGPGETRRLPRGRLETYQSASWFADGKKILACGNEPGRGSRCYSQDVSDGSLRPVTPEGASNGSVSPDGTQVLYSNQDGAWLVQPMEGGTGKPLPEIAPDESVIRWSPDSRSLYVFHPATLPFRFERLDLASGRRELIREVAPADRTGLLEGGVASITEDTRSYAYDYSRMTSQLFVVSGAR; this is translated from the coding sequence ATGCTCTCTCCCGGCGTCAAGCTCGGCCCTTACGAAATTCTCGCCCCTCTCGGGGCGGGGGGCATGGGAGAAGTGTATCGGGCGCGCGACACGAAGCTGCATCGGGACGTGGCGATCAAGGTCCTGCCCGAATCGCTCTCCAAGGAAACGGATGCGCTGGGCCGATTCGAGCGGGAAGCGCACGCGGTGGCGGCGCTCAACCATCCGAACATCCTCTCGATCCACGATTTCGGCGAATCCAACGGCGTCGTCTACGCGGTGACGGAGCTCCTCGAAGGCGAGAGCCTTCGGGAGCGCCTCGACGCCGGGCCGATCCCGACGCGCAAGGCGGTCGATTACGCCGTTCAGATCCTCCGCGGCCTGGCGGCGGCGCATGAGAAAGGCGTCGTCCACCGCGATCTCAAGCCGGAAAATCTCTTCGTGACGGCCGACGGCCGCGTGAAGATCCTCGACTTCGGCCTGGCCAAGGTCGTGTCGGCCGAGTCGGTCGCCACGAGCGCGCCGACGACGCCGGCCGGCACGGAGCCCGGCACGGTCATGGGCACGGTCGGTTACATGTCTCCCGAGCAGGTCAGGGGAAGACCGGCGGATCATCGCTCCGACATCTTTTCCTTCGGCGTCGTCCTCTACGAGATGCTCTCGGGAAAACGCGCCTTCCAGCGCGAATCGGCCGCCGAGACGATGGCCGCGATCGCCCGGGAGGAGCCTCCCGAGCTCGCGGAGTCGGGCCGCAAGATCTCCCCTGCCCTCGACCGGATCGTGCGGCATTGCCTGGAGAAGAGCCCTGCCGAACGCGCGCAGTCCGCGCACGACCTGGCGTTCGAGCTCGAGAGCATGTCGGCCCTCTCCGAGTCCGGTGCGGCCGCCGTCGCCTTCGCCCCGCGGCGCCGCCGACGGCTGGCGATCGGCGTCGCCGCGGCCGTCGCGGCGGTCCTGGCCGTTGCCGCCCTCGCGTCGTACCGCGCGGGACGGAAGGCGGAGCGACGCTCGGTCGAGGCCATCGCGTTTCGCCAGATGAGCTTCCACCCGCAGGCGATCTTCCAGGCCGCCTTCATGCCGGACGGCGAAACGATCGTCTATAGCGCCGCTCCCGAGGGGAACGTCCCGGAGCTCTTCACGATCCGCCCCGAGTTTCCGGAGCCCCGTGCGCTGGGCCTTCCGCGCACGCATCTCCTGTCGATCTCGTCGAAGGGCGAGCTGGCCGTCCTGACCCACGTCCGCTACCTGGCGCACCGGTTGTTCACCGGCACGCTCGCGCGGGTGTCGCTCGGGGGCACGGCGCCGCGGGAAATCCTGGAGAACGTGCGCCAGGCCGACTGGTCTCCCGACGGCGCAAATCTGGCCGTCCTTCGCGTTTCGCAGGGGAAGGATCGGCTGGAGTTCCCGATCGGAAAGGTCCTCTACGAGAGCGCCGGCTATTTGAGCGACCTTCGGCTCTCGCCCCGCGGAGACCGCATCGCTCTCTTCGAGCATCCGAAGCAATGGGACGACCGGGGCTCCGTCATCTGCGTCGATATGGCGGGGAAGCGGACCGTCCTTTCGGGCGAGTACTGGGGGGAAGAGGGCCTGGCGTGGTCTCGGACGGGCGACGAGATCTTCTTCACCGCGAGCACGGAAGGGTTCTCCCAGGTTCTCTACGGCGTCGATCTCTCCGGACGCCGGCGGGTCGTGCTGACGAGCGCCGGCGGGCTGACGATGCACGACGTCTCCCGCACCGGGCGCTGGCTCGTGACGCGCGACGACCAGACTAACGCCATCTCGGTTCTCGTCCCCGGCGCCGGCGCCGAGCGCGATCTCTCCTGGCTCGACTTTTCCGAGGCGCCGTTTCTTTCGCGGGACGGGAGCCTTCTTCTCTTCAACGACGAATCGTCGGCGGCCGGGCCGAATTACGCGGTCTGTCTTCGAAAAACCGACGGCGGCGCCGTCGTGCGCCTCGGAGAGGGCTTTCCTTGCGGGCTCTCGCCGGACGAGAAGTGGGCTCTCGCGATCGTCTACTCGCCGCCGCAGCTCGTGATGTACCCGACCGGTCCCGGCGAGACCCGGCGTCTCCCGCGAGGCCGCCTGGAGACGTACCAATCCGCAAGCTGGTTCGCGGACGGAAAGAAGATCCTCGCTTGCGGCAACGAGCCTGGAAGAGGGTCCCGGTGCTATTCGCAGGACGTCTCGGACGGCTCGCTTCGGCCGGTCACACCCGAGGGAGCGAGCAACGGCTCGGTCTCGCCGGACGGCACGCAGGTCCTGTATTCGAATCAAGACGGAGCCTGGTTGGTCCAGCCCATGGAAGGGGGAACCGGGAAACCCCTTCCCGAGATCGCCCCGGACGAGAGCGTCATCCGGTGGAGCCCGGACAGCCGTTCCCTCTACGTTTTCCATCCGGCGACGCTGCCGTTTCGCTTCGAGCGGCTGGATCTCGCTTCGGGCCGCCGCGAGCTGATCCGCGAGGTGGCTCCCGCCGACAGGACGGGCCTGCTCGAGGGCGGCGTGGCGTCAATCACGGAGGACACCCGGAGCTACGCGTACGACTATTCCCGGATGACGTCGCAGCTCTTCGTGGTGTCGGGCGCGCGCTGA
- a CDS encoding YceI family protein, translating to MIRVRCLLLLLALPAIARADGQWVLERSTLAYHVSHPLHDTDGVSHAARGKAVCRSGECEVLVAAPVKSFDSGDSNRDLHMVQVVDGARYPLVSVRLRAPEAKDSAEIHCDLQIEFAGKTATYPQVPFTVTDEGGERRISGTIPAKLSDFGIPPPSLLAVPVKDDMPIRVDMVWKPA from the coding sequence ATGATTCGCGTCCGATGTCTGCTCCTGCTCCTCGCCCTTCCGGCGATCGCGCGAGCCGACGGGCAATGGGTTCTCGAGCGGTCGACGCTCGCCTACCACGTCTCACACCCCCTTCACGACACCGACGGAGTGAGCCACGCGGCCCGGGGCAAGGCCGTTTGCCGCTCCGGCGAGTGCGAGGTTCTCGTGGCGGCTCCCGTGAAGTCGTTCGACTCCGGGGACAGCAACCGCGACCTTCACATGGTCCAGGTCGTCGACGGCGCGAGGTATCCCCTCGTCAGCGTTCGCCTGCGAGCGCCGGAGGCAAAGGACTCCGCCGAGATCCACTGCGACCTCCAAATCGAATTCGCGGGCAAGACGGCGACGTACCCGCAGGTCCCGTTCACCGTCACGGACGAGGGAGGGGAGCGGCGGATCTCGGGAACGATCCCCGCGAAGCTCTCCGATTTCGGCATCCCGCCGCCGTCGCTCCTCGCGGTGCCGGTCAAGGACGACATGCCGATCCGGGTCGATATGGTCTGGAAGCCGGCTTAG